One segment of Synchiropus splendidus isolate RoL2022-P1 chromosome 4, RoL_Sspl_1.0, whole genome shotgun sequence DNA contains the following:
- the vps72a gene encoding vacuolar protein sorting 72 homolog a, whose translation MSLAVHREPRKTAGNRMSKLLDAEEEDEFYKTTYGGFNDESGDDEYHGDHSDTEDEVDSDFDIDEGDEPDSDQEDDAPRRKSRVVTKAYKEPIKVAKPKPKKPSEETKKTEKSKVELKRRIPQEFHDFSETRKSVRQSTSEHTRKTNLRLQERQDAPRRRRGAHRDRPLTQDELLAEAKVTAEINIRSLENYERLEADKKKQVHKKRRFEGPTIRYHSVLMPIVSHSVLKEENVDVEGLDQEVPQSTPTNPSTTPQQAAGGLCSRTYITFSDDDAFESAFAPEAQSSPQLPVQEVCPVTHKPALYRDPVTDIPYANARAFRIIREAYRKYVAAHGFPNTPGSSAGPVSSLSKGPRQKTAVKQGTVSA comes from the exons ATGAGTCTGGCCGTGCACCGGGAACCTCGAAAAACTGCGGGGAACCGCATGTCCAAACTGTTGGACGCTGAAGAGGAAGACGAATTCTACAAAACTACTTATGGAGGCTTCAACGAC GAATCAGGCGATGATGAGTACCATGGGGATCATTCTGACACGGAGGACGAGGTGGACAGTGATTTCGACATTGACGAAGGTGACGAACCTGATAGTGACCAGGAAGATGATGCTCCACGCAGGAAAAGTCGAGTTGTCACAAAGGCTTACAAG GAACCGATAAAAGTGGCCAagccaaaaccaaaaaaaccctcagaagaaacaaaaaagactGAGAAGAGTAAAGTGGAACTTAAAAGGCGGATACCACAGGAGTTTCACGATTTTTCTGAAA CTCGGAAATCAGTGCGACAGTCCACCAGTGAACACACACGTAAGACTAATCTGCGCTTGCAAGAGCGACAGGATGCCCCTCGGCGACGGAGAGGAGCACATCGTGACAGGCCACTCACTCAAGACGAGTTGCTAGCAGAGGCCAAGGTCACAGCTGAGATCAACATACGTTCACTGG AAAACTATGAGCGCTTAGAGGCAGACAAGAAGAAACAGGTCCACAAGAAGAGACGTTTTGAAGGGCCAACTATCCGCTACCACTCTGTTCTGATGCCCATCGTCTCGCACTCTGTTCTCAAAGAGGAGAATGTTGATGTTGAAGG cttgGATCAGGAAGTTCCTCAGTCGACTCCCACAAACCCCTCCACAACACCCCAGCAAGCAGCAGGAGGGCTATGCTCCCGCACCTACATAACCTTCAGTGACGACGACGCGTTTGAGTCTGCGTTCGCTCCAGAAGCACAGTCCAGCCCTCAGCTTCCTGTGCAGGAGGTTTGTCCTGTCACCCATAAACCAGCGCTTTACAGAGACCCGGTCACAGATATACCTTACGCAAACGCGCGAGCCTTCCGCATCATCCGAGAGGCTTATCGCAAATATGTTGCTGCGCATGGATTTCCCAACACGCCTGGAAGTTCTGCTGGACCGGTGTCTTCATTGTCGAAAGGCCCCAGACAAAAAACTGCAGTCAAGCAGGGGACAGTTTCTGCCTAA
- the LOC128757476 gene encoding leucine-rich repeat and immunoglobulin-like domain-containing nogo receptor-interacting protein 1: MSSGIGVDRGLSRAAVYLLAAGLAFTSETRWPCPQTCRCSSVELEVNCSFSQLASLPDGLPKDFQTFNLKHNSLKALVKQQFQALTQLLNLDLSYNRLVLIEVEAFLGLQSLRSLCLAHNQLKILSVGVFAGLSKLQFLDVSHNEILVFLDFTFRDSAALQVIQAEDNDFVFIADRAFSGLTRLQELHLDACNLTAVPTEALAPLRALKRLNLQQFGPNSLPNFSFRHLERLKELLITDCPWLDTLFANSLFGLNLTSLTITNCNLSAVPYAPLNHLVYLVYLDLSFNPITYIQGNMLGDLLRLQEFHLVGGSLLYIEPGALRGLVMLKSLNVSKNFLTTLEEGVFHSVESLRNLGLDGNPLVCDCRLLWMAWRHIFLSFGGSSPTCSTAVQEWNFLDFSQSELSGLLICQRPRILNHNSQQVRVDQGHTVVLFCNAQGDPTPSLTWYNPQLRVLSPVGRIRALANGSLEVRYAQPQDRGVYICIASNAAGNDSLSVSLLVRGFASPPKNPFLLKDWLVLPSAAPGVNKTQRIPFDMKTLLIAASIGFVSFFSAVSVCFIFMVLWSKSKGQIKHTATIAYVPRSTVSTSHAGTSNFMETSRFTMKLI; encoded by the coding sequence ATGAGTTCTGGGATAGGAGTCGACCGAGGACTGAGCCGGGCAGCTGTGTATCTGTTGGCAGCAGGGCTGGCATTTACATCAGAAACCCGATGGCCGTGTCCTCAGACCTGCCGGTGCAGCAGCGTGGAGCTGGAGGTGAACTGCTCCTTCAGCCAGCTCGCCTCTTTGCCTGATGGTCTCCCCAAAGACTTTCAAACATTCAATCTAAAGCATAATTCACTGAAAGCTCTGGTGAAGCAACAGTTCCAGGCCTTGACTCAACTTCTGAACTTAGATCTAAGTTATAACCGCCTGGTTCTGATCGAGGTGGAGGCCTTCCTTGGCCTGCAGAGCTTGCGCTCTCTATGTCTGGCCCACAATCAGCTGAAGATCCTCTCGGTGGGGGTGTTCGCTGGTTTGTCCAAACTGCAGTTTCTGGATGTGAGCCACAATGAGATCCTTGTGTTCCTTGACTTCACATTTCGAGACTCAGCCGCTCTCCAAGTTATTCAAGCAGAGGATAATGATTTTGTGTTCATCGCGGACCGAGCTTTTTCTGGGCTGACCCGTCTCCAGGAACTTCACCTAGATGCCTGCAATCTCACCGCTGTGCCGACAGAGGCCCTCGCTCCACTCCGTGCCCTTAAAAGACTGAACCTGCAGCAGTTTGGTCCCAACAGTCTTCCAAACTTCTCCTTCCGTCATCTTGAACGCCTGAAGGAGCTGCTGATAACCGACTGTCCCTGGCTGGACACATTATTTGCAAACAGCCTCTTTGGACTGAACCTGACCTCCCTCACGATCACCAACTGCAACCTCAGCGCTGTGCCATATGCCCCCCTGAATCATCTGGTATACCTGGTGTACCTTGACCTGTCTTTTAATCCCATCACCTACATCCAAGGAAACATGCTCGGAGACTTGTTGCGTCTTCAGGAGTTCCACCTGGTTGGAGGGTCCCTGCTGTACATAGAGCCTGGAGCATTGAGGGGCCTTGTGATGTTGAAATCCTTGAATGTGTCGAAGAACTTTTTAACCACACTTGAGGAGGGGGTTTTTCATTCCGTGGAATCACTCCGAAATCTTGGACTTGATGGCAACCCGCTTGTGTGCGACTGTCGTTTGCTTTGGATGGCGTGGCGCCACATTTTTCTGAGCTTTGGCGGATCTTCGCCCACATGCTCGACTGCTGTGCAAGAGTGGAATTTTCTCGACTTTTCACAGTCTGAGCTTTCAGGTTTACTCATTTGCCAGCGCCCTCGGATTCTGAACCACAACTCTCAACAGGTGCGAGTAGATCAGGGGCACACGGTGGTGTTATTCTGCAACGCTCAAGGTGACCCGACGCCATCTCTCACGTGGTATAACCCGCAACTGAGAGTCTTGTCACCGGTGGGTCGAATTCGGGCGCTGGCTAATGGTTCCCTGGAGGTCAGATACGCACAACCCCAGGACCGAGGCGTGTACATCTGCATCGCATCTAATGCAGCTGGAAACGACAGCCTCTCCGTCAGCCTCCTAGTCCGGGGTTTCGCGTCGCCTCCCAAAAACCCCTTTCTTCTCAAAGATTGGTTGGTGTTGCCATCGGCTGCTCCAGGTGTGAATAAAACCCAGAGAATCCCATTCGATATGAAAACTCTTCTGATAGCAGCGTCCATCGGGTTTGTGTCTTTTTTCAGCGCTGTGAGTGTATGTTTTATCTTCATGGTTTTGTGGAGCAAAAGCAAAGggcaaataaaacacacagccacCATTGCTTATGTACCACGCAGCACCGTGTCAACAAGTCATGCAGGCACAAGCAACTTTATGGAGACGAGCAGGTTCACCATGAAACTGATATGA